A single region of the Vicia villosa cultivar HV-30 ecotype Madison, WI linkage group LG4, Vvil1.0, whole genome shotgun sequence genome encodes:
- the LOC131596485 gene encoding LEAF RUST 10 DISEASE-RESISTANCE LOCUS RECEPTOR-LIKE PROTEIN KINASE-like 2.1: MCREKTLSTSSSMQSILCFFKKFMVVVLLHQTCEATISTTNNQTYCPPSSCGEITNIKHPFRLKNDPKTCGDPRYEFSCENNKTTLKLFSGKYYVKSINYNNYTIRVVDAGIEENNCSAVPRYFLTASNFTSYYNYNYQGNDPYDVNYPAWLGHVIYLNCSKPVKNDHRYVYVDTSSCRINSTGHGYVYAIAGDIEAGRLSVDCRVKIVATSSASFFKSNSVVENDIDTRKHFTYEEIHEMLSYGFYLSWMKRGCEDSCDTDQEYCGLDEKHGVLTCASNFCTTPLGHTIMCEHMSKLRIFMEDIILGIVKGLLHIHGMTKSSKLGKGFSDSKIVIEIGKVSGMYLLPSFTVRFTLGLMVFFVLLIYTFGRRHISIYENIENFLRGNTLMPIRYSYRDIKKMTKSFRDKLGEGGFGSVYKGKLRGGKFVAIKMLDKSKGNGQDFISEVATIGRIHHANVVRLIGFCVEGSKRALVYEFMPNGSLDKYISSKEDVITLTSKKMYAISLGVARGIAYLHQGCDMQILHFDIKPHNILLDENFIAKVSDFGLAKLYPNNNSIVPLTAARGTIGYMAPELFYKNIGGVSYKADVYSFGMLLMEIASKRRNLNSQVDRSSHVFFPFEIYNQLVEEREIEMDEYTNEDKYNVKKMFITALWCIQLKPSDRPAMNKVIEMLEDDIKNIEMSPKPSLYPNEIIEEELKFNSHEIELEVDNSSNSFIKEDTTKPLMMNYA; this comes from the exons ATGTGCAGAGAAAAAACCTTATCCACATCATCTTCTATGCAATCCAttttatgcttcttcaaaaagtTCATGGTAGTTGTGCTACTCCATCAAACATGTGAGGCAACAATTAGTACTACTAATAACCAAACATACTGTCCACCTTCTTCATGCGGCGAAATCACAAACATCAAACATCCATTTCGACTTAAGAACGATCCAAAAACCTGTGGTGATCCTCGATACGAGTTTTCCTGCGAAAACAACAAGACAACCTTAAAACTGTTTTCAGGTAAATACTATGTGAAATCAATCAACTACAATAACTACACAATAAGAGTAGTTGATGCTGGAATTGAAGAAAATAACTGCTCCGCCGTTCCTCGGTATTTCTTAACTGCTTCCAATTTCACAAGCTACTACAATTATAATTACCAAGGGAATGATCCATACGATGTGAATTATCCAGCTTGGTTGGGACATGTAATATACTTGAATTGTAGCAAACCAGTGAAGAACGATCATAGGTACGTGTATGTGGATACATCTTCTTGTAGAATCAACTCTACTGGCCATGGCTATGTTTATGCCATCGCTGGAGACATCGAAGCTGGGAGATTAAGCGTCGATTGTCGCGTGAAGATTGTTGCTACATCATCAGCTTCTTTTTTTAAGTCCAATAGTGTTGTGGAGAATGATATAGACACTCGAAAGCATTTTACGTATGAGGAAATTCATGAAATGCTTAGCTATGGATTTTACCTTTCGTGGATGAAACGTGGATGTGAAGATTCATGCGACACTGACCAAGAGTACTGTGGCTTGGATGAAAAACATGGTGTTCTTACATGTGCGTCTAATTTTTGTACCACTCCATTGGGACATACCATCATGTGTG AACACATGTCAAAGCTGCGCATATTCATGGAAG ATATTATACTTGGCATTGTTAAAG GACTACTGCATATACATGGCATGACCAAAAGCTCTAAATTAGGCAAGGGATTTTCCGATTCTAAAATTGTCATTGAGATAGGAAAAGTAAGTGGTATGTATCTCTTGCCATCATTTACAGTGAGATTTACACTTGGCTTAATGGTTTTCTTTGTGCTATTGATATATACATTTGGAAGAAGACATATATCAatatatgaaaatattgagaatttTCTTCGTGGAAATACCCTAATGCCCATAAGGTATTCATACAGAGATATAAAGAAAATGACTAAGAGTTTCAGAGACAAGTTAGGTGAAGGAGGATTTGGTTCTGTTTATAAAGGAAAGTTAAGAGGTGGGAAATTTGTTGCCATAAAGATGTTGGACAAATCTAAGGGTAATGGACAAGATTTTATTAGTGAAGTCGCAACTATAGGAAGGATACACCATGCCAATGTGGTGAGACTTATTGGATTTTGTGTAGAAGGATCAAAACGTGCACTTGTGTATGAGTTCATGCCTAATGGGTCTCTTGATAAATATATTTCATCTAAAGAGGATGTTATCACACTAACTTCTAAGAAAATGTACGCCATATCTCTTGGAGTGGCTCGGGGAATTGCTTATTTGCATCAAGGTTGTGACATGCAAATTTTGCATTTTGATATCAAACCCCATAACATTCTTCTTGATGAAAACTTTATCGCCAAGGTTTCTGATTTTGGTCTTGCAAAACTTTATCCTAATAACAATAGTATTGTCCCTTTAACTGCAGCAAGAGGAACAATTGGCTACATGGCTCCTGAATTATTCTACAAAAATATTGGAGGAGTATCCTACAAAGCTGATGTGTATAGTTTTGGAATGCTCTTGATGGAAATTGCAAGTAAAAGAAGAAATTTGAATTCACAGGTAGATcgttcaagccatgttttctttCCTTTTGAGATTTATAATCAATTGGTTGAAGAAAGAGAGATAGAAATGGATGAATACACAAACGAGGACAAATATAATGTAAAGAAGATGTTCATAACTGCATTATGGTGTATACAATTGAAACCAAGTGATCGTCCTGCAATGAACAAAGTAATAGAGATGCTCGAAGATgatattaaaaatattgaaatgTCTCCAAAGCCTTCTTTATATCCAAATGAAATTATTGAAGAAGAACTCAAATTCAACTCCCATGAAATTGAATTGGAAGTTGATAATAGTTCTAATAGTTTTATTAAGGAAGATACCACAAAGCCGTTAATGATGAATTATGCTTGA
- the LOC131596486 gene encoding zinc finger protein ZAT10, with amino-acid sequence MALEALNSPTTTSTTPKFTFNEPSLHHSEPWTKRKRSKRSRSCTEEEYLALCLIMLARGTTTTSTTNRHSFKPLPTPTTITTADNNSTNIKLGYKCSVCNKEFSSYQALGGHKASHRKHSTIGGDDHSTSSNSANTVTVVSGGGVRSHECSICHKSFPTGQALGGHKRCHYEGGSGSGSGGGAVTNSGVGSTHTVSHSHSHSHRGFDLNIPAFPEFGDNKVGEDEVESPHPVMMMKKKPRVFVVPKIEIPHHQQ; translated from the coding sequence ATGGCTCTAGAAGCACTTAACTCACCCACCACTACTTCTACTACCCCAAAATTCACGTTCAATGAACCGTCTCTTCATCACTCTGAACCATGGACCAAACGAAAACGTTCAAAGCGTTCACGTTCATGCACCGAAGAAGAGTACCTCGCTCTCTGTCTCATCATGCTAGCTCGCGgaaccaccaccacctccaccacCAACCGCCACAGTTTCAAACCATTACCAAcaccaacaacaataacaaccgcCGACAACAACAGCACCAacatcaaactaggttacaaatgtTCTGTGTGCAACAAAGAGTTCTCTTCTTATCAAGCACTTGGTGGACATAAAGCAAGTCACCGGAAACACTCTACCATCGGTGGTGATGACCATTCAACTTCCTCAAATTCGGCTAACACTGTCACTGTTGTAAGCGGTGGCGGTGTTAGATCTCATGAATGTTCGATTTGTCATAAGTCGTTTCCGACAGGACAGGCTTTGGGTGGACACAAACGTTGTCACTACGAAGGCGGTAGTGGTAGTGGTAGTGGTGGTGGTGCTGTAACTAACTCAGGTGTGGGGTCCACACATACTGTTTCTCATAGTCATAGTCATAGTCACCGAGGTTTCGATCTGAACATCCCGGCTTTTCCGGAGTTTGGTGACAATAAGGTCGGAGAAGACGAGGTTGAGAGTCCTCACCctgtgatgatgatgaagaagaagccTCGTGTTTTCGTGGTGCCCAAGATTGAAATTCCTCATCACCAACAGTGA